One genomic window of Campylobacter curvus includes the following:
- a CDS encoding putative quinol monooxygenase, whose protein sequence is MIGVYVVVNVKAASVAKFEEILKIIVPASQKDKGCINYECGAIVGQNGAYVFLEIWQSLQDQKDHMNSPHMRENAATLARCYDGEPQINFINLVDWGKI, encoded by the coding sequence ATGATAGGAGTTTATGTCGTAGTAAATGTCAAAGCCGCAAGCGTGGCGAAATTTGAGGAAATTTTAAAGATCATCGTGCCGGCCTCGCAAAAAGATAAGGGCTGCATAAACTACGAATGCGGAGCGATCGTGGGGCAAAATGGAGCTTATGTCTTTCTTGAGATATGGCAAAGCCTGCAAGATCAAAAAGATCATATGAATAGCCCTCACATGCGCGAAAATGCAGCCACTTTAGCCCGATGCTACGACGGCGAACCGCAGATAAATTTTATAAATTTAGTCGACTGGGGCAAAATTTAA